One part of the Sorangiineae bacterium MSr11954 genome encodes these proteins:
- a CDS encoding SRPBCC domain-containing protein yields MLVAATGIRISKPVNEVFEAVVDPRKMSQYFISFGSERLATGRDVVWKFEDFGATEPFSIRVKEVVDGQSIALVWSPREGENNSVKLTFEATGPNQTTVKVVEDGGWKADAQGMLRWAGQIEGWVNFMNNLKAYVEYGISLHRNGIVPGLMTAG; encoded by the coding sequence ATGCTTGTTGCAGCAACGGGAATACGTATTTCCAAGCCGGTGAATGAGGTCTTCGAGGCGGTGGTCGATCCGCGGAAGATGTCGCAGTATTTCATTTCATTTGGCAGCGAGCGCCTTGCCACCGGGCGGGACGTGGTCTGGAAGTTCGAAGATTTCGGCGCGACCGAGCCTTTTTCGATTCGGGTGAAGGAGGTGGTGGATGGCCAATCCATCGCCCTCGTGTGGTCTCCGAGGGAGGGCGAGAACAACTCGGTGAAGCTGACCTTCGAGGCCACGGGGCCGAATCAAACGACGGTGAAGGTCGTCGAAGACGGCGGCTGGAAAGCCGATGCGCAGGGGATGCTCCGTTGGGCAGGGCAGATCGAGGGCTGGGTCAATTTCATGAACAACTTGAAGGCTTATGTGGAGTACGGCATCAGCCTGCATCGAAATGGGATCGTGCCGGGGTTGATGACCGCGGGCTGA
- a CDS encoding acyl-CoA thioesterase — protein MPVETADRYRWFCPITTRWMDNDVYGHVNNVTYYSYFDTAANLFLIREGGLDIAASPVIGVVVESHCNYREAVAYPESLRAGLRVDKLGNRSVTYGIGIFRERAAQDAAACAHGHFVHVFVDRATRKPVPIPDAIRRALATLTTSAVSND, from the coding sequence ATGCCCGTCGAAACCGCCGATCGCTACCGTTGGTTCTGCCCCATCACCACGCGCTGGATGGATAACGACGTGTACGGGCACGTCAACAACGTCACGTACTACAGTTATTTCGATACCGCCGCGAACCTGTTTCTCATCCGCGAAGGCGGCCTCGATATCGCCGCGAGCCCCGTCATCGGGGTCGTCGTCGAATCGCACTGCAACTACCGCGAGGCCGTCGCCTACCCGGAGTCGCTTCGCGCGGGGCTGCGGGTCGACAAGCTCGGCAATCGATCCGTCACGTACGGCATCGGCATTTTTCGCGAGCGTGCGGCGCAAGATGCCGCCGCTTGCGCGCATGGGCACTTCGTGCACGTCTTCGTGGACCGGGCCACGCGAAAGCCCGTCCCCATTCCCGATGCGATTCGACGGGCGCTCGCGACCCTCACGACGAGCGCGGTCTCGAACGACTAA
- a CDS encoding cupin domain-containing protein has translation MAKAVSLKEVAASLVEHWSPRVVGEVDDAYIKVAKLQGSLTWHSHDNEDELFLVLKGHLRIELEHEAVELREGEMYVVPKGVRHNPVADSECHILLIERKSTLHTGDVVTDKTRSLDEQLRPLEAGTER, from the coding sequence ATGGCCAAAGCTGTCTCGCTCAAAGAAGTCGCCGCCTCGCTCGTGGAACACTGGTCACCGCGCGTGGTAGGCGAGGTCGACGATGCGTACATCAAAGTCGCCAAGCTGCAGGGCTCCCTCACCTGGCATAGCCACGACAACGAAGACGAGTTGTTCCTGGTGCTGAAGGGTCACCTTCGCATCGAGCTGGAGCACGAGGCCGTCGAGCTGCGCGAAGGCGAAATGTACGTGGTCCCCAAGGGCGTCCGCCACAACCCGGTGGCCGACAGCGAGTGCCACATCCTCCTCATCGAACGCAAATCGACCCTGCACACGGGCGACGTCGTCACCGACAAAACCCGCTCCCTCGACGAGCAGCTGCGCCCGCTCGAAGCCGGCACCGAGCGTTAG
- a CDS encoding LysR family transcriptional regulator, with the protein MNALDVRHLRLVQTVAECGTVTGAASALHLTQSAVSRQLVELEARLGVELFSRAKKRMTPTSAGQRILRTAGPMLEELRALEEDVARNPREAPVLRIATECYTCYRWLPSAFPELHRAQPELEVRIVLEATRRPLEALLRDEIDAAFIAVPTRDRRLATIPLFEDELVCVMHPSHPLASRPHLEPRHFAGETLFTYDLPAEQILILRQILGPAGVEPRRTLRVPLTEAILEMVAANLGISVFAHWSAAPYIASGAIVARRITRAGLHRTWSLAHARNRAMLPALQALARVLRRHDPGAARLGKRTSKPAEKIEKMEKATPQAEMVVA; encoded by the coding sequence ATGAACGCGCTCGACGTCCGCCACCTCCGCCTCGTTCAGACCGTCGCCGAGTGCGGCACCGTCACCGGCGCGGCCTCCGCGCTCCACCTCACGCAGTCGGCGGTGAGCCGTCAGCTGGTCGAGCTGGAGGCGCGGCTGGGGGTCGAGCTCTTCTCCCGCGCCAAGAAGCGCATGACCCCCACGAGCGCCGGACAGCGGATCCTCCGCACGGCCGGCCCCATGCTCGAAGAGCTCCGCGCGCTGGAGGAAGACGTGGCCCGCAACCCGCGCGAGGCCCCGGTGCTTCGCATCGCGACCGAGTGCTACACGTGCTACCGCTGGCTGCCCTCGGCCTTCCCCGAGCTGCACCGCGCGCAGCCGGAGCTCGAGGTGCGCATCGTCCTCGAGGCCACGCGAAGGCCGCTCGAAGCGCTGCTCCGCGATGAAATCGACGCCGCCTTCATCGCCGTCCCGACCCGCGATCGGCGCCTCGCCACCATTCCGCTGTTCGAGGACGAGCTGGTGTGCGTGATGCACCCTTCGCATCCGCTGGCGTCGCGCCCGCACCTGGAGCCGCGCCACTTCGCGGGCGAGACCCTGTTCACCTACGACCTACCGGCCGAACAGATCCTCATTCTGCGCCAGATCCTGGGCCCCGCAGGGGTGGAGCCACGCCGCACCCTGCGTGTCCCGCTCACCGAAGCCATTTTGGAGATGGTCGCGGCCAACTTGGGTATTTCGGTGTTTGCCCACTGGAGCGCAGCCCCGTACATCGCATCCGGTGCGATCGTGGCGCGGCGAATCACGCGCGCCGGGCTTCATCGCACATGGTCTTTGGCCCATGCGCGCAATCGAGCCATGTTGCCCGCCTTGCAAGCGCTCGCCCGCGTCCTGCGCCGCCACGATCCCGGCGCGGCTCGGCTCGGTAAACGGACATCGAAGCCCGCGGAAAAAATAGAAAAAATGGAAAAAGCGACACCTCAGGCGGAAATGGTTGTTGCGTAA
- a CDS encoding GH92 family glycosyl hydrolase, producing MALATAACSASDDAFDGANVETASSASSAAAEDIPLTQYVNPFIGTDPGTTPLPPSSGESTGNDYPGPAMPFGMVQFSPDTRVGSATGYRYSDTSIQDFSLTHFAGAGCDNNQDIQIMPITGAVSTSPGTSWTSYASGYTKSNEAAAPGYYKTRLDKYSTNVEITATTRTGMGRLVYPATNAARILINTSRSATGSRNGSVNVSGNQVTGQVTSGNFCGSGHTFPIYFAIQFDRAPAGFGTWNGGTVSDGSASTSGTNTGAYVTFDTSGGASTVQFKVAISFVSVANAQQNLTTEIPDWNFAGVRANADSAWNKLLNRIQVSGGSNDDLQKFYTALYHVFQSPSVSSDVNGQYRGFDNATHTASGMTVYQNYSGWDIYRSWAALMGLVAPDVMTDVVKSMVLDGQQGGLLPKWSNQTVEDFIMTGDPGPIIVSSAYAFGVRNFDTAAALALMAKASNGGTMQGSPIRGRQNELMSLGFIPGNASDSLEYSASDFAVAQFAKALGDTAKYDTHIARAQWWANVFSTESSYINTRNSDRSWALPLDPGSDSNYTEGSAAQYTWMITYNFASLIDLMGGPETAVQRLDHHFTRVNEGHNTPYFWIGNEPEHGVPWAYNFARLPAGASSAVRRVMSEAFHTGPGGLPGNDDLGATSAWYIWAALGMYPAIPGADVLAMHGSSFDSILIQRAAGNIRITGGGASPYVQGVQVNGASTSRSYLRYPDVAAGGTIAFTMGTSPGSSWGRGAGDVPPSFNDGWTPPPAAPNLGPNLARGKSASSSAPCAASESADKAFDGSLRGNSKWCSSVANAFLQVDLGSAQNVSSFVIKHAGLGGETTGWNTGAYTIQTSLDNSNWTTVATMSGNRSSHTFYPIASRQARYVKLTATTPANNGSNAARIYELEVYGSTFPTGAVTGLAGKCLDVNQGNPANGTKVQLWDCNTSGAQQWSLLGNGTLQAVGKCLDVATSGTANGTKVQLWDCNASGAQQWVAGPNGSLRNPQSGRCLDVPNSTTTNGTQLQIYDCNNTDAQRWALPH from the coding sequence GTGGCCCTCGCGACCGCCGCCTGTTCGGCGAGCGATGACGCTTTCGACGGAGCAAATGTCGAAACGGCGTCCTCCGCGTCGTCCGCCGCCGCGGAGGACATCCCTTTGACCCAATACGTGAATCCCTTCATCGGCACCGATCCCGGCACCACGCCGCTGCCGCCCAGCTCCGGCGAGTCGACGGGAAATGACTATCCGGGCCCGGCGATGCCGTTCGGCATGGTGCAATTCAGCCCGGATACGCGCGTGGGATCGGCCACCGGATACCGCTATTCGGATACGTCCATTCAGGACTTCAGCCTCACCCATTTTGCGGGCGCCGGCTGTGACAACAATCAAGACATTCAAATCATGCCCATCACCGGGGCCGTCTCCACCTCGCCCGGCACCAGCTGGACCAGCTACGCGTCCGGATACACCAAGAGCAACGAGGCCGCCGCGCCGGGTTATTACAAAACACGTTTGGACAAATACTCCACCAACGTGGAAATAACGGCCACCACCCGCACGGGCATGGGCCGGTTGGTCTACCCCGCGACCAACGCGGCGCGCATCCTGATCAACACCAGCCGCAGCGCCACCGGCAGCCGCAATGGGTCGGTCAATGTGTCGGGCAACCAAGTCACCGGGCAGGTGACCTCGGGCAACTTCTGCGGCTCGGGCCACACCTTCCCCATCTACTTCGCCATTCAGTTCGATCGCGCCCCCGCCGGCTTCGGCACCTGGAACGGCGGCACGGTGAGCGACGGCTCGGCCAGCACCTCGGGCACCAACACCGGCGCGTATGTCACCTTCGACACGAGCGGCGGCGCGAGCACCGTGCAGTTCAAGGTGGCCATCTCCTTCGTCAGCGTGGCCAACGCGCAGCAAAACCTGACGACCGAGATCCCCGATTGGAACTTCGCGGGCGTGCGCGCGAACGCCGACAGCGCGTGGAACAAGCTGCTCAACCGCATTCAGGTGAGCGGCGGCTCGAACGACGATCTGCAAAAGTTCTATACGGCGCTCTACCACGTCTTCCAGAGCCCCAGCGTCTCCAGCGACGTCAATGGCCAATACCGCGGCTTCGACAACGCGACACATACCGCCAGCGGCATGACCGTTTATCAAAATTACTCCGGCTGGGACATTTACCGCTCCTGGGCCGCGCTGATGGGGCTCGTCGCGCCCGACGTGATGACCGACGTCGTCAAATCGATGGTCCTCGACGGGCAGCAAGGCGGATTGCTCCCCAAGTGGTCGAACCAGACGGTGGAAGACTTCATCATGACCGGCGATCCGGGGCCGATCATCGTCTCCAGCGCGTACGCGTTCGGCGTGCGCAATTTCGATACGGCGGCCGCGCTCGCGCTCATGGCCAAAGCTTCGAACGGCGGCACCATGCAGGGTAGCCCCATCCGCGGGCGGCAGAACGAGCTGATGAGCCTCGGGTTCATCCCCGGCAACGCGTCGGACTCGCTGGAGTACTCCGCGTCGGACTTCGCGGTGGCGCAGTTCGCCAAGGCGCTGGGCGATACGGCCAAATACGATACGCACATCGCGCGCGCGCAGTGGTGGGCCAACGTGTTCAGCACCGAGTCGAGCTACATCAACACGCGCAACTCCGACCGGAGCTGGGCGTTGCCGCTCGATCCCGGCAGCGACTCCAACTACACCGAGGGCAGCGCCGCCCAATACACGTGGATGATCACGTACAACTTCGCGTCGCTCATCGATCTGATGGGCGGGCCCGAGACGGCCGTGCAGCGCTTGGATCATCACTTTACGCGGGTGAACGAGGGGCACAACACGCCCTATTTCTGGATTGGCAACGAGCCCGAGCACGGGGTGCCCTGGGCGTACAACTTCGCGCGCCTCCCGGCGGGAGCGTCTTCGGCCGTGCGGCGGGTTATGAGCGAGGCGTTCCACACGGGGCCGGGCGGGCTACCGGGCAACGACGATCTGGGCGCGACCTCGGCGTGGTACATCTGGGCGGCGCTCGGCATGTACCCGGCGATCCCGGGCGCCGACGTGCTGGCGATGCATGGCTCGTCGTTCGACTCGATCCTCATCCAGCGCGCGGCCGGCAACATCCGCATCACCGGCGGCGGCGCTTCGCCGTACGTGCAAGGCGTGCAGGTCAACGGCGCATCGACGAGCCGGAGCTACCTGCGCTACCCGGACGTCGCCGCGGGCGGCACCATCGCGTTCACGATGGGCACCTCGCCCGGCAGCAGCTGGGGACGCGGCGCGGGCGACGTTCCGCCCTCCTTCAACGATGGCTGGACCCCGCCGCCGGCCGCGCCCAACCTCGGCCCGAACCTGGCGCGCGGCAAGTCCGCGAGCAGCTCCGCGCCGTGCGCCGCCTCGGAGTCGGCCGACAAAGCCTTCGACGGAAGCCTGCGCGGCAACAGCAAATGGTGCTCGTCCGTCGCCAACGCGTTCCTGCAGGTGGACCTGGGCTCGGCGCAAAACGTCTCGTCGTTCGTGATCAAGCACGCGGGCCTCGGCGGCGAGACCACGGGCTGGAACACGGGCGCGTACACCATTCAGACGAGCCTGGACAACTCCAACTGGACCACGGTCGCCACCATGAGCGGCAACCGTTCGAGCCACACCTTCTACCCCATCGCCAGCCGGCAAGCGCGCTATGTCAAGCTGACGGCCACCACGCCGGCCAACAATGGCAGCAACGCCGCCCGCATCTACGAGCTCGAAGTGTACGGAAGCACCTTCCCAACCGGCGCCGTAACGGGCCTCGCCGGCAAATGCCTCGACGTCAACCAAGGCAACCCCGCCAACGGCACCAAGGTGCAATTGTGGGACTGCAACACCTCCGGCGCACAACAATGGAGCCTGCTCGGCAACGGCACCTTACAAGCCGTGGGCAAATGCCTCGACGTGGCCACCAGCGGCACCGCCAACGGCACCAAGGTGCAATTGTGGGACTGCAACGCTTCCGGCGCGCAACAATGGGTTGCGGGCCCCAACGGCTCCTTGCGCAATCCGCAATCCGGACGTTGCCTGGACGTCCCCAACAGCACCACGACGAACGGTACGCAGCTCCAAATCTACGACTGCAACAACACCGACGCCCAGCGCTGGGCGCTGCCACACTGA
- a CDS encoding phosphopantetheine-binding protein, producing the protein MTIDRGRDMLATGEFPSGEDVEAAVYEGFAKTLDLRRFSRDDDYFQLGGTEATGARLLADLESRFEIEIPISELQANPTPNGLAKRLRAMMGRHE; encoded by the coding sequence ATGACGATCGACAGAGGGCGTGACATGCTGGCGACCGGTGAATTTCCCAGCGGAGAGGACGTCGAGGCGGCCGTGTACGAGGGCTTTGCCAAGACGTTGGACCTTCGCCGGTTCTCGCGCGACGACGACTACTTCCAGCTGGGCGGAACGGAGGCCACCGGCGCCCGGCTGCTGGCCGATCTGGAGAGCCGCTTCGAGATCGAAATTCCCATTTCGGAGCTGCAGGCGAACCCCACCCCCAACGGCCTCGCGAAGCGACTGCGCGCGATGATGGGACGCCATGAGTAA
- a CDS encoding thioesterase domain-containing protein → MSTSSEQPASSRRSIVTFGSLGSPVMRLFCFPFAGGSSVSFKNWSESIPRTAISAIELPGRGRLFGVPPLRRLSQVVDYAVDAIDVRIDMPFALYGHNMGAVAALEAARALARRGKRASCLIVSGSAAPHVPSRRRCPMYLLSRNELVDALQQLDTLPDGLVSKPDILDAFLPTIRADLEALETWEGDITDIRVPIHAIGGKDDPHVSWGDLLEWGRYTSTYFNIRQVAGGHSFIKSHEDYFLALLRECLTQRPIPTPESGPTRRYVRGSGMRP, encoded by the coding sequence ATGAGCACGTCCTCCGAGCAACCCGCGTCGAGCCGTCGTTCGATCGTCACCTTTGGAAGCCTGGGCTCACCGGTGATGCGGCTCTTTTGTTTTCCCTTCGCGGGAGGGAGCTCGGTCTCGTTTAAGAACTGGTCGGAGTCCATCCCCCGCACGGCCATCTCGGCCATCGAGCTGCCCGGCCGCGGGAGGCTCTTTGGTGTCCCGCCGCTCCGGCGCCTGTCCCAAGTCGTGGATTATGCGGTCGACGCCATCGACGTCCGCATCGATATGCCCTTTGCGCTCTACGGGCACAACATGGGCGCGGTCGCCGCCCTCGAGGCCGCCCGCGCCCTCGCCCGCCGCGGCAAGCGCGCATCGTGCCTCATCGTGTCCGGGAGCGCCGCACCGCACGTGCCATCGCGCCGGCGCTGCCCCATGTACCTGCTCTCGCGCAACGAGCTGGTGGATGCGCTGCAGCAGCTCGATACCTTGCCCGACGGATTGGTGAGCAAACCCGATATCCTCGACGCCTTCCTACCGACCATCCGTGCCGATCTGGAGGCGCTGGAAACATGGGAGGGGGACATCACCGATATCCGAGTACCCATTCACGCCATCGGCGGCAAAGACGATCCCCACGTGTCGTGGGGCGATCTTCTGGAGTGGGGCCGCTACACGTCCACCTACTTCAACATCCGCCAAGTCGCCGGCGGGCACTCGTTCATCAAGTCGCACGAGGACTACTTCCTGGCGCTCCTGCGGGAGTGCCTCACCCAGCGCCCCATCCCCACCCCCGAATCGGGCCCGACCCGCCGCTACGTGCGCGGCAGCGGAATGCGTCCGTAG
- a CDS encoding phosphatase PAP2 family protein, whose translation MAHPVHADSSSPRIDVALVPDGAVIVGSLLGTLAMSRLPVAKGRWREELLPFDLGTRGVSSGTHADISNGMITSTLALPVLAEVVRGDADRLSKGVVYGEAMAIGAFLNAVAKFTVQRPRPYTYSTNPSVVRYAAREGNESYISFYSGHATTAFAAAVSGSYLFAYGNPNTGSRALIWGLEMAFASATATGRVRAGKHFPTDVVVGAAVGTGIGILVPRAHMSDRSAVALEPAEWAAISGGLLLGTAAIAFLPAFATKPAPRSEPLGGDPPTPARAGATWAVVPTFAPSGAGFSVRGTF comes from the coding sequence GTGGCACACCCTGTCCATGCCGATTCATCCTCGCCCCGCATCGACGTGGCGCTGGTGCCCGATGGCGCCGTGATCGTGGGCTCGCTGCTCGGCACCTTGGCCATGTCGCGGCTCCCGGTCGCGAAGGGCCGCTGGCGCGAGGAGCTTCTCCCCTTCGACCTCGGAACGCGCGGGGTTTCCTCCGGTACGCACGCCGACATCAGCAACGGGATGATCACGTCCACCCTCGCGCTCCCGGTGCTCGCGGAGGTCGTACGCGGAGACGCCGATCGGCTCTCGAAAGGCGTCGTTTACGGCGAGGCGATGGCCATCGGTGCGTTTCTCAACGCCGTCGCCAAGTTCACCGTTCAGCGCCCGCGCCCGTACACCTACAGCACGAACCCATCCGTCGTGCGCTACGCCGCGCGCGAGGGCAACGAGTCCTACATCTCCTTCTACTCCGGGCACGCCACCACGGCGTTCGCGGCCGCCGTCAGCGGGAGCTACCTCTTTGCGTACGGCAACCCCAACACCGGATCGCGCGCGCTCATCTGGGGGCTCGAGATGGCCTTCGCCAGCGCCACCGCGACCGGCCGCGTTCGCGCGGGCAAGCACTTCCCCACCGACGTCGTCGTGGGGGCCGCCGTCGGTACGGGCATCGGCATCCTCGTTCCACGCGCGCACATGAGCGACCGCTCCGCCGTCGCCCTCGAGCCCGCGGAGTGGGCCGCCATCAGCGGAGGTCTCCTGCTCGGCACCGCCGCCATCGCATTCTTACCAGCCTTTGCGACCAAGCCCGCGCCGCGCAGCGAACCCCTCGGCGGCGACCCCCCGACGCCGGCGCGCGCCGGTGCGACGTGGGCGGTGGTGCCGACCTTCGCGCCGAGCGGCGCAGGCTTCTCGGTGCGCGGCACCTTCTGA
- a CDS encoding adenylosuccinate lyase family protein translates to MNASIHPADSAIFGTLFGTDAMRAIFAERALFARMLDVEAALARCQGRLGIIPAEAADAISRAANLDCLDALDALDAKELATSVQHVGYPVVAVVRALSRAAGEDAGRWTHWGATTQDILDTAVVLQIRDGLARVRQTLIETIGALARQADRHRATTMVGRTHLQQAAPISFGLKCAVWLAPLVAHVERLDQLRPRVERVELGGAAGTLASLGDRGTAVMDALAAELGLASPPVPWHVARDGFAEAVAFLGLLCGSLAKIATDVILLGQTEVGELFEPYEDGRGGSSTMPQKRNPIASEYVIAAARAVHALVPLMQGAMVQDHERASGPWQSEALALPQAFVLAHGALEHTRRIVEGMQPDPARMLRNTGAGGGLLMAEAVMMELAPRVGRSAAHHLVQEVCKRAESERIDLAEALRRTPETRAQLDDAAIARATDPSRYLGSAGTFIDRVLAQAHALRMA, encoded by the coding sequence GTGAACGCGTCCATTCACCCGGCCGACAGCGCCATCTTCGGCACCTTGTTCGGCACCGATGCCATGCGGGCCATCTTCGCCGAGCGCGCGCTCTTTGCGCGCATGCTCGACGTGGAGGCCGCGCTGGCGCGCTGTCAGGGGCGGCTCGGCATCATCCCGGCCGAGGCGGCCGACGCCATTTCGCGCGCGGCGAACCTCGATTGCCTCGACGCGCTCGACGCGCTCGACGCGAAGGAGCTCGCGACGAGCGTGCAGCACGTCGGCTATCCGGTGGTGGCCGTGGTGCGCGCCCTCTCCCGCGCCGCCGGCGAGGACGCGGGCCGCTGGACGCACTGGGGCGCGACCACGCAGGACATCCTCGACACCGCGGTGGTGCTGCAGATCCGCGACGGCCTCGCTCGGGTGCGCCAGACCTTGATCGAGACCATCGGCGCGCTCGCGCGGCAGGCGGATCGGCATCGCGCCACGACCATGGTGGGGCGCACGCACCTGCAGCAGGCCGCGCCGATCTCCTTCGGGCTGAAGTGCGCGGTGTGGCTCGCGCCCTTGGTGGCACACGTCGAGCGGCTCGATCAGCTGCGGCCTCGGGTGGAGCGGGTGGAGCTGGGCGGCGCCGCGGGCACCTTGGCCTCGCTCGGCGATCGCGGCACCGCGGTGATGGACGCCCTCGCCGCGGAGCTGGGGCTCGCGAGCCCGCCCGTGCCCTGGCACGTGGCGCGCGATGGCTTCGCCGAGGCGGTCGCCTTTCTCGGGCTCCTCTGCGGCAGCCTGGCCAAGATCGCGACCGACGTGATCCTATTGGGTCAAACCGAGGTGGGCGAGCTGTTCGAGCCTTACGAAGACGGCCGCGGTGGCTCCTCGACCATGCCGCAAAAGCGCAACCCCATCGCCTCGGAGTACGTGATCGCGGCCGCGCGCGCGGTGCACGCGTTGGTTCCTCTGATGCAAGGTGCGATGGTGCAGGACCACGAGCGCGCGAGCGGGCCATGGCAGTCGGAGGCGCTGGCCCTCCCGCAGGCGTTCGTTCTCGCGCACGGCGCCCTCGAGCACACGCGGCGCATCGTAGAGGGCATGCAGCCCGACCCGGCGAGGATGCTCCGCAACACGGGCGCCGGCGGGGGTCTGCTGATGGCCGAGGCGGTGATGATGGAGCTCGCGCCGCGCGTGGGCCGCAGCGCCGCGCACCACCTCGTTCAAGAGGTGTGCAAGCGCGCGGAGAGCGAGCGGATCGATCTGGCCGAGGCCCTGCGGCGCACGCCCGAGACGAGGGCGCAGCTCGACGATGCCGCCATCGCGAGGGCGACCGATCCAAGCCGGTACCTCGGCAGCGCCGGTACGTTCATCGATCGCGTCCTCGCGCAGGCGCACGCGCTGCGGATGGCGTGA
- a CDS encoding EamA family transporter: MSGRNQTATGVLFALSSIVLVQLGSAVSMPIFDQIGPAGTAWLRLCWSGVIFVAIARPRPWTMPRADLVAAVALGLVTAGMTVLFGEAIARIPLATAVSIEFLGPLTVAVLRRTGRWGLAWPPLALAGIALVTQPWGGVTNVSGVVLALGAGTCWGAYILLTQRVGDRLHGVTGLAISMPVAALIATPVGLAQALPQLDAFVIFKCAGLALLSPAIPYVLEMFALRKLAAATFGTLMSVEPAAALVVGLVILRQIPGIGPMFGILFVTVAAIGAARTDHRSKPDEAIAPFSNRPDGAEV, encoded by the coding sequence ATGAGCGGTCGAAATCAAACCGCGACGGGGGTGCTCTTTGCGCTCTCGTCGATCGTCCTCGTGCAACTCGGCTCCGCCGTCTCCATGCCGATCTTCGATCAGATCGGCCCAGCGGGAACGGCGTGGCTCAGGCTGTGCTGGTCCGGCGTGATCTTCGTGGCCATCGCCCGACCGCGGCCTTGGACGATGCCGCGCGCCGATCTGGTGGCCGCCGTTGCTCTCGGCTTGGTGACCGCAGGGATGACCGTGCTGTTCGGCGAAGCCATCGCCCGCATCCCCCTCGCGACCGCCGTGTCCATCGAATTTTTGGGCCCGCTCACGGTGGCCGTGCTCCGTCGAACGGGGCGGTGGGGGCTCGCATGGCCTCCGCTGGCCCTCGCCGGTATCGCGCTCGTCACGCAGCCGTGGGGCGGTGTCACCAATGTGTCGGGCGTCGTGTTGGCGCTCGGCGCGGGGACATGCTGGGGCGCGTACATTCTGCTCACGCAGCGGGTGGGGGATCGCTTGCACGGGGTCACCGGGCTCGCGATCTCGATGCCGGTGGCTGCGCTCATCGCCACGCCCGTGGGCCTCGCGCAAGCGCTCCCGCAGTTGGATGCCTTCGTGATCTTCAAGTGCGCGGGGCTGGCGTTGCTGTCGCCGGCGATCCCGTATGTGCTGGAGATGTTCGCGTTGCGAAAGCTCGCGGCGGCCACCTTCGGCACCTTGATGAGCGTGGAGCCGGCGGCGGCGCTGGTGGTGGGCCTGGTGATTCTCCGGCAAATTCCCGGTATCGGGCCCATGTTCGGCATCCTGTTCGTCACCGTCGCCGCCATCGGCGCCGCCCGCACCGACCATCGCTCCAAGCCGGACGAGGCGATCGCGCCCTTCTCCAATCGCCCCGATGGCGCCGAGGTCTAG